Proteins encoded in a region of the Osmerus mordax isolate fOsmMor3 chromosome 17, fOsmMor3.pri, whole genome shotgun sequence genome:
- the dennd6b gene encoding protein DENND6B isoform X2, whose protein sequence is MDPFDHSESQQTETENAAENADSRLPWARFSSWLECVCVVTFDLELGQAIELVYPQDVKLTEKEKTSICYLSFPDSYSGCLGDTQFSFRLRQSVGRSGSWFGEEDAYNRDAPVTLQRELSHFYGYVYFRQVKDTSVKRGYFQKSLVLVSRLPYVHFFQNLLQIIAPEYFEKLEPCLEAVCNELDQWPSPVPGLTLNLPVMGVVLQVRIPSKNDKQGGSPVKQALKENLLPAPMMLPTIHELDLFKCFQSVLIHLQMLWELMLLGEPIVVMAPSPAVSSETVLALVSSISPLRYCCDFRPYFTIHDSEFKEYTTRTQAPPNVTLGVTNPFFIKTFQCWPHIVRIGELKMSGDLPKQVKAKKLAKLKTLDTKPGIYTAYKTFLHKDKSLLKRLLKGIQRKRPSEVQSAILRRHLLELTQSFIIPLERYLASLMPLHRSVSPWKTPPQIRPFSQEEFISTLDHAGPQLTSVLKGDWMGLYRRFFRSPNFDGWYRLRHREMTQKLECIHLEVICDADLLGWTKDKSEVEIVDLILKLREKLLKASRQQLPVKEGVLEKLEEYILTVISSLPEDLQTVLYRH, encoded by the exons ATGGACCCATTTGACCACTCTGAATCTCAACAAACTGAGACGGAGAATGCAGCAGAAAATGCAGATTCGCGTTTGCCATGGGCCCGGTTTTCGTCGTGGCTGGAGTGTGTCTGCGTCGTTACCTTCGACCTCGAGCTCGGACAAGCCATTGAG CTGGTGTATCCACAGGACGTGAAACTAACCGAGAAGGAG AAAACCAGCATTTGCTACCTATCCTTCCCCGATTCTTACTCAG GATGCCTTGGAGACACCCAGTTCAGCTTCAGGCTACGCCAGTCCGTGGGTCGCAGCGGTTCCTGGTTTGGAGAGGAGGATGCATACAACAGGGATGCACCTGTCACACTACAG AGAGAGCTGTCTCATTTCTATGGTTACGTGTACTTCAGACAAGTCAAGGACACTTCTGTCAAAAGAGGCTATTTTCAGAAG TCACTTGTTCTAGTGTCCAGGCTACCATATGTCCACTTTTTCCAAAACCTACTGCAGATCATAGCACCAGAGTATTTTGAGAAGTTGGAGCCCTGCCTTGAAGCTG TGTGTAATGAGCTCGACCAATGGCCTTCTCCAGTGCCGGGACTCACACTAAATCTACCTGTGATGGGTGTGGTTTTGCAG GTTAGGATTCCCTCAAAGAATGACAAGCAAGGAGGAAGCCCAGTAAAGCAGGCCTTGAAAGAG AATCTCTTACCAGCCCCAATGATGCTGCCCACCATACATGAGCTGGATCTGTTCAA GTGTTTCCAGTCGGTCCTTATCCACCTGCAGATGCTGTGGGAGCTCATGCTGCTTGGGGAGCCCATTGTTGTCATGGCGCCATCTCCCGCGGTCTCCTCGGAAACCGTGCTGGCTTTGGTGAG CTCGATTTCTCCGCTGAGGTATTGCTGTGACTTCCGGCCTTATTTTACCATTCATGACAGTGAGTTTAAGGAGTATACCACCAGGACACAAGCACC GCCTAATGTGACCCTAGGTGTCACCAATCCCTTCTTCATTAAGACCTTCCAGTGCTGGCCCCATATTGTACGCATTGGTGAACTCAAGATGTCTG GTGACTTGCCTAAGCAGGTAAAGGCAAAGAAACTAGCTAAGCTGAAAACATTGGACACTAAGCCAG GTATTTACACAGCATATAAAACATTCCTTCACAAAGACAAGTCCCTCCTCAAAAGACTCTTGAAG gggATCCAGAGGAAGAGGCCATCAGAGGTTCAGAGCGCCATCTTGAGGAGACATCTGTTAGAACTCACTCAAAGCTTCATCATACCACTG GAGCGATACCTGGCCAGCCTGATGCCCCTGCACAGGTCTGTCTCCCCCTGGAAG ACACCTCCTCAGATCCGACCCTTTAGTCAGGAGGAGTTCATTTCAACTCTTGACCACGCTGGACCCCAGCTCACCTCTGTGCTCAAAGGGGATTGGATGGGCCTGTACAG GAGATTCTTTAGGTCACCCAACTTTGACGGCTGGTATCGCCTTCGACACAGAGAGATGACCCAGAAACTAGAGTGTATCCATCTGGAGGTCATCTGCGATGCT GACCTGCTGGGTTGGACTAAAGACAAGTCAGAAGTGGAGATTGTGGATCTGATTCTGAAGCTGAGAGAGAAACTG TTGAAGGCTTCCAGGCAGCAGCTACCAGTGAAGGAGGGGGtcctggagaagctggaggagtaCATCCTGACTGTCATCAGCTCTCTACCAGAGGATCTGCAGACTGTATTATAcaggcactga
- the dennd6b gene encoding protein DENND6B isoform X1: MDPFDHSESQQTETENAAENADSRLPWARFSSWLECVCVVTFDLELGQAIELVYPQDVKLTEKEKTSICYLSFPDSYSGCLGDTQFSFRLRQSVGRSGSWFGEEDAYNRDAPVTLQRELSHFYGYVYFRQVKDTSVKRGYFQKSLVLVSRLPYVHFFQNLLQIIAPEYFEKLEPCLEAVCNELDQWPSPVPGLTLNLPVMGVVLQVKYMAMLEFTVHWVCAYLTRFSVTCMNSFQVRIPSKNDKQGGSPVKQALKENLLPAPMMLPTIHELDLFKCFQSVLIHLQMLWELMLLGEPIVVMAPSPAVSSETVLALVSSISPLRYCCDFRPYFTIHDSEFKEYTTRTQAPPNVTLGVTNPFFIKTFQCWPHIVRIGELKMSGDLPKQVKAKKLAKLKTLDTKPGIYTAYKTFLHKDKSLLKRLLKGIQRKRPSEVQSAILRRHLLELTQSFIIPLERYLASLMPLHRSVSPWKTPPQIRPFSQEEFISTLDHAGPQLTSVLKGDWMGLYRRFFRSPNFDGWYRLRHREMTQKLECIHLEVICDADLLGWTKDKSEVEIVDLILKLREKLLKASRQQLPVKEGVLEKLEEYILTVISSLPEDLQTVLYRH, translated from the exons ATGGACCCATTTGACCACTCTGAATCTCAACAAACTGAGACGGAGAATGCAGCAGAAAATGCAGATTCGCGTTTGCCATGGGCCCGGTTTTCGTCGTGGCTGGAGTGTGTCTGCGTCGTTACCTTCGACCTCGAGCTCGGACAAGCCATTGAG CTGGTGTATCCACAGGACGTGAAACTAACCGAGAAGGAG AAAACCAGCATTTGCTACCTATCCTTCCCCGATTCTTACTCAG GATGCCTTGGAGACACCCAGTTCAGCTTCAGGCTACGCCAGTCCGTGGGTCGCAGCGGTTCCTGGTTTGGAGAGGAGGATGCATACAACAGGGATGCACCTGTCACACTACAG AGAGAGCTGTCTCATTTCTATGGTTACGTGTACTTCAGACAAGTCAAGGACACTTCTGTCAAAAGAGGCTATTTTCAGAAG TCACTTGTTCTAGTGTCCAGGCTACCATATGTCCACTTTTTCCAAAACCTACTGCAGATCATAGCACCAGAGTATTTTGAGAAGTTGGAGCCCTGCCTTGAAGCTG TGTGTAATGAGCTCGACCAATGGCCTTCTCCAGTGCCGGGACTCACACTAAATCTACCTGTGATGGGTGTGGTTTTGCAGGTAAAATACATGGCCATGCTTGAATTTACTGTACATTGGGTGTGTGCGTATTTGACTAGGTTCAGTGTGACATGTATGAACTCCTTTCAGGTTAGGATTCCCTCAAAGAATGACAAGCAAGGAGGAAGCCCAGTAAAGCAGGCCTTGAAAGAG AATCTCTTACCAGCCCCAATGATGCTGCCCACCATACATGAGCTGGATCTGTTCAA GTGTTTCCAGTCGGTCCTTATCCACCTGCAGATGCTGTGGGAGCTCATGCTGCTTGGGGAGCCCATTGTTGTCATGGCGCCATCTCCCGCGGTCTCCTCGGAAACCGTGCTGGCTTTGGTGAG CTCGATTTCTCCGCTGAGGTATTGCTGTGACTTCCGGCCTTATTTTACCATTCATGACAGTGAGTTTAAGGAGTATACCACCAGGACACAAGCACC GCCTAATGTGACCCTAGGTGTCACCAATCCCTTCTTCATTAAGACCTTCCAGTGCTGGCCCCATATTGTACGCATTGGTGAACTCAAGATGTCTG GTGACTTGCCTAAGCAGGTAAAGGCAAAGAAACTAGCTAAGCTGAAAACATTGGACACTAAGCCAG GTATTTACACAGCATATAAAACATTCCTTCACAAAGACAAGTCCCTCCTCAAAAGACTCTTGAAG gggATCCAGAGGAAGAGGCCATCAGAGGTTCAGAGCGCCATCTTGAGGAGACATCTGTTAGAACTCACTCAAAGCTTCATCATACCACTG GAGCGATACCTGGCCAGCCTGATGCCCCTGCACAGGTCTGTCTCCCCCTGGAAG ACACCTCCTCAGATCCGACCCTTTAGTCAGGAGGAGTTCATTTCAACTCTTGACCACGCTGGACCCCAGCTCACCTCTGTGCTCAAAGGGGATTGGATGGGCCTGTACAG GAGATTCTTTAGGTCACCCAACTTTGACGGCTGGTATCGCCTTCGACACAGAGAGATGACCCAGAAACTAGAGTGTATCCATCTGGAGGTCATCTGCGATGCT GACCTGCTGGGTTGGACTAAAGACAAGTCAGAAGTGGAGATTGTGGATCTGATTCTGAAGCTGAGAGAGAAACTG TTGAAGGCTTCCAGGCAGCAGCTACCAGTGAAGGAGGGGGtcctggagaagctggaggagtaCATCCTGACTGTCATCAGCTCTCTACCAGAGGATCTGCAGACTGTATTATAcaggcactga
- the lta4h gene encoding leukotriene A-4 hydrolase: protein MASASDPCSFSSISKCLTKHLNLTYNVDFESHVLKSKVALTIEVLEDHFSSLTLDTKDLKISKVTANGQAAKFALGPKHSYMGTPLEITLPFDLSRGQHVIVEVTYDTAPTASALQWLTPAQTAGKKHPYLFSQCQANHCRSMVPCQDSPSVKHTYYAQVSVPKELVAVMSAVRDGQVPDPLDNSRVIYRFRQPVPMPSYLIAIVVGALESREIGPRSRVWSEKEFVDQAAFEFSETETMLKTAEDLAGPYVWGHYDILVLPPSFPYGGMENPCLTFATPTLLAGDRSLSNVIAHEISHSWTGNLVTNKTWEHFWLNEGHTVYLERMIGRCMESEQFRQFKAIGGWKDLQEAVNTFGANNPLTNLVPDLKEVDPDDAFSSVPYEKGFALLYHLEELLGGPEVFMAFVKSYIQMFAYSSVTTDEWKNYLFTYFKDKVDILNKVDWNAWMRTPGMPPFKPQYDNTMADACIALCQRWVKAKEGDLAGFSGADLKILSSHQLIEFLSLLLQEEPLPLTHVKRMQEVYNFNTYNNSEIRFRWLRLCVKSRWEEQVPLALKMATDQGRMKFTRPLFRDVFGFGKFRDEAVRVFQAHRAAMHPVTAGLVAKDLKLDVGNSTSF, encoded by the exons ATGGCTTCAGCTTCAGacccctgctccttctcctccatctccaaatGCCTTACGAAGCACCTGAATCTCACTTACAATGTTGACTTTGAAAGCCATGTACTTAAGTCGAAGGTTGCACTAACAATAGAAGTTTTGGAGGATCATTTTTCGTCTCTG ACATTAGACACTAAAGATCTGAAGATCTCCAAGGTAACAGCTAATGGACAGGCAGCCAAGTTTGCTTTGGGACCCAAGCACAGCTACATGGGGACTCCACTGGAGATTACTTTACCCTTTGACCTCTCCAG ggggCAGCATGTGATTGTGGAGGTGACCTACGACACGGCTCCCACTGCCTCCGCTCTGCAGTGGCTCACTCCTGCACAGACCGCTGGGAAGAAACATCCCTACCTCTTCAGCCAGTGCCAG GCCAACCACTGCAGAAGCATGGTCCCCTGTCAGGACAGTCCCTCAGTGAAGCACACCTATTatgctcag gtatcTGTCCCCAAGGAGCTGGTTGCAGTCATGAGTGCTGTCCGTGACGGTCAGGTCCCTGACCCCCTGGATAACAGCAGAGTCATCTACCGCTTCAGACAACCA GTGCCCATGCCCTCCTATCTCATTGCCATTGTGGTGGGAGCTCTGGAGAGCAG AGAGATTGGCCCCAGGTCTCGTGTTTGGTCTGAGAAGGAGTTTGTGGACCAGGCAGCTTTTGAGTTCTCTGAG ACTGAGACCATGTTGAAAACAGCGGAGGATTTGGCTGGGCCCTATGTGTGGGGACATTATGACATCCTGGTCCtgcccccttccttcccctacGGGGGCATGGAGAACCCCTGTCTCACCTTCGCCACCCCTACCCTGCTG GCTGGAGACAGATCCTTATCGAAT gtgataGCCCATGAGATCTCACACAGCTGGACTGGCAACCTTGTGACCAATAAGACCTGGGAGCACTTCTG GCTGAACGAGGGGCACACTGTCTACCTGGAGAGGATGATTGGCAGGTGTATGGAGAGTGAGCAGTTTAGGCAGTTCAAAGCCATCGGGGGCTGGAAGGACCTGCAGGAAGCA GTGAACACGTTTGGAGCCAACAATCCTCTGACCAACCTGGTGCCTGACCTGAAAGAGGTGGACCCCGATGATGCCTTCTCTTCGGTCCCCTACGAGAAAGGCTTTGCTCTCCTCTATCACCTGGAGGAACTCTTGGGCGGGCCGG AGGTGTTCATGGCATTCGTTAAGTCCTACATCCAGATGTTTGCCTACAGCAGTGTCACCACAGACGAGTGGAAGAACTACCTGTTCACTTACTTCAAGGACAAG GTGGACATTCTGAACAAAGTAGACTGGAATGCTTGGATGCGCACCCCTGGCATGCCCCCCTTCAAACCACA GTATGACAACACCATGGCTGATGCCTGCATTGCTCTCTGCCAGAGATGGGTCAAG gCCAAAGAGGGAGATCTGGCTGGTTTCAGTGGTGCAGACCTGAAGATTCTCTCCTCCCACCAACTCATTGAGTTCCTGTCTCTTCTCCTGCAGGAA gagcccctccccctgacccatGTGAAGAGAATGCAGGAAGTGTACAACTTCAACACCTACAACAACTCTGAGATCCGCTTCAG ATGGCTGCGCCTGTGTGTGAAGTCCAGATGGGAGGAGCAGGTTCCCTTGGCGCTGAAGATGGCGACGGATCAGGGGAGGATGAAGTTCACACGGCCACTCTTCAG ggacGTGTTCGGCTTTGGCAAGTTCCGGGACGAGGCTGTGCGGGTGTTCCAGGCTCACAGGGCAGCCATGCACCCGGTAACGGCCGGTCTGGTGGCCAAAGATCTCAAGCTGGATGTCGGCAACAGCACCAGCTTCTAA
- the LOC136960474 gene encoding protein-methionine sulfoxide oxidase mical3b-like, which yields MYTEGVSSRAEQLANQLQNQEAPKPATSERRESVNLRGVFASGGTSDVCFFCKKRVYVMERLSAEGLFFHRSCFQCDHCSSTLRLASYAFDRPTGRFYCKPHYDLRLSGAAQRKRPAPNTPSSPSERTRSQRTSQGSLVSLPFPSSIDGPSPVTTVITDGRRSSVASLIEREAVLAKRVRGTPERIELENYRVTLGSLESDLTEEPEEVPEETLANHNLSLMVKSTESSSSESDMEENGSQTVTSELSRASWRQAVELHNRLRGQKDSMTGEAEEDEEEEEEEGEVDDDDDHDDEDDFESSDDEDLPPPPHTSEAVSLPRSNDGTLSQTHFSDTSLGAHTLEIVLPDSTTPETTAPDTPSLDSRSPASLPNITTLSRTLRSPTSSVPTPDSNSSVFTSSSPNSSSGYSACPEEEGKEKAQDKKEKKEREERERGMKDRGRRDPSSSSGVGMNSESTTSDTTTLTPPCTPPSRCLKECWDSVTQNALQEEGLLGSAPRPAPIMAAVVVRRADRESRGSFGELLGDDDDDDILEPFEDTSPPLSPQKPLQQVLVREHSTRVEREKERKREVERRRELERAAMCITREETTPLSSEPASGRSRGGLDPRRLTESLPPLLLASLQGGSIFSHLKGLRDTQGPSQCAPEEGTEEGRPRPLWKAVFSGYKKDRKKKERTSSQDKIAAAAPSEHGRKEAARKEAGRKEAASKEGGRKEAGRKEAQERKSTGRPLKVNQSWLEESELTCSAVMERCSLNPRANKRPVKKTTPAKETGSESLCPTEVLGALVPFKDPSSLSVTDTLFRKASAEEQLDARITRRVQKAARKQAKQEQLKRLHRAQIIQRQLEQVEEKQRQLEERGVAVEKALRGEADYWGDSSENQELDLYLGGMGRQDNPGLMQQWFKLVQQKNILVRYESELVIFARELELEDRQSRLQQELRERMAVDDHLKGEGELVEERLILGEMLEVVEQRDALVSLLEEHRQQEHQEDRDLEAVMLSRGLGLHWA from the exons ATGTACACAGAGGGAGTAAGCTCACGGGCTGAACAGTTAGCCAATCAGCTTCAGAATCAGGAGGCCCCCAAACCCGCTACTTCAGAAAGGAGGGAATCG GTGAACCTGCGGGGCGTGTTTGCGTCGGGCGGCACCAGCGACGTGTGTTTCTTCTGTAAGAAGCGTGTGTACGTGATGGAACGGCTCAGCGCCGAGGGCCTGTTCTTCCACCGCAGCTGCTTCCAGTGCGACCACTGCAGCTCCACCCTCCGCCTGGCCTCCTACGCCTTCGACAGACCCACTG GGAGGTTCTACTGTAAGCCTCACTATGACCTTCGCCTGTCTGGCGCTGCCCAGAGAAAGAGGCCTgcccccaacaccccctcctcaccctcggaGAGAACCCGCTCCCAGAGGACCTCCCAG GGGTCTCTGGTTTCTCTGCCCTTCCCATCCTCCATTGATGGTCCCTCTCCTGTTACTACGGTGATAACCGATGGTCGCAGATCCTCAG tgGCGTCTCtgatagagagggaggcagtCCTGGCCAAGCGGGTGCGCGGCACGCCGGAGCGCATTGAGCTTGAGAACTACCGTGTGACCCTGGGGAGCCTGGAGTCTGACCTGACTGAGGAGCCGGAGGAGGTGCCAGAGGAGACGCTGGCCAATCATAACCTCAGCCTGATGGTGAAGAGCACAGAGAGCtccag TTCTGAGTCAGACATGGAGGAGAATGGGTCGCAGACGGTGACCTCTGAACTGTCCAGAGCCTCCTGGAGGCAGGCGGTGGAACTGCACAACCGCCTGAGGGGGCAGAAAGACAGCATGacaggggaggcagaggaggatgaggaagaggaggaggaggagggggaggtggatgaCGATGACGATCATGACGATGAGGATGATTTTGAATCTAGTGATG acgAAGActtacccccacctccacacacatctgAGGCAGTATCATTACCCAGAAGCAATGACGgcacactctctcaaacacacttcAGCGACACATCCCttggcgcacacacacttgagatCGTCTTGCCTGACTCCACCACACCTGAGACAACAGCTCCAGACACACCCAGTCTGGACTCCCGCAGCCCTGCCAGCCTCCCCAACATCACCACCCTCAGCAGAACCCTCAGAAGCCCCACCTCCTCCGTTCCCACCCCAGACTCCAACTCCTccgtcttcacctcctcctctcccaactCCTCCTCCGGCTACTCCGCTTGCcctgaggaagaggggaaggagaaagcGCAGGataaaaaggagaagaaagagcgtgaggagagagagagggggatgaaggacAGAGGAAGGCGTGATCCCAGCAGTAGCTCTGGGGTGGGTATGAACAGTGAATCCACCACCTCCGACACCACCACTCTGACccctccctgcacccctccctcccgctgCCTCAAAGAATGTTGGGATAGCGTAACCCAGAATGCCTTGCAGGAGGAGGGTCTGCTTGGCTCCGCACCTCGCCCTGCACCTATcatggcagctgtggtggtgcgGAGGGCCGACCGTGAGAGCAGGGGGTCTTTCGGAGAGCTCCTGGGTGATGACGATGACGACGATATATTAGAGCCCTTTGAGGACACAagtccccccctgtctcctcagaAGCCCCTGCAGCAGGTGCTGGTCAGGGAGCACAGTaccagagtggagagggagaaggagagaaagagggaggtggaaagaaggagggagctaGAACGAGCTGCCATGTGTATAACCCGGGAGGAGACGACCCCCCTGAGCTCTGAGCCCGCctcagggaggagcagggggggtctGGACCCCCGCAGACTGACAGAGAGCCTTCCTCCACTGCTTCTCGCTTCTCTGCAGGGAGGCTCCATCTTCTCCCATCTGAAGGGACTCAGGGACACGCAGGGCCCCAGCCAGTGTGCTCCCGAGGAGGGGACGGAGGAGGGCAGACCCAGGCCTCTCTGGAAGGCTGTCTTCTCCGGGTACAAGAAGGACAGAAAAAAGAAGGAGAGGACTTCCTCTCAAGACAAGATAGCTGCTGCCGCCCCTTCGGAACATGGCAGGAAGGAAGCAGCCAGGAAGGaagcaggcaggaaggaagCAGCCAGTAAGGaaggaggcaggaaggaagcaggcaggaaggaagCTCAAGAACGGAAATCCACAG GCAGGCCCTTGAAGGTTAATCAGAGCTGGTTGGAGGAATCTGAGCTGACCTGTTCTGCAGTCATGGAGAGATGTTCCCTGAACCCCAGAGCCAAT AAGCGTCCTGTGAAGAAGACGACGCCCGCTAAGGAGACAGGGAGCGAGTCCCTCTGTCCCACAGAGGTGTTGGGCGCGCTGGTGCCTTTCAAGGACCCCTCGAGCCTGAGTGTGACCGACACGCTGTTCCGGAAGGCCAGcgcggaggagcagctggaCGCCAGGATCACGCGCAGGGTACAGAAGGCTGCACGCAAACAGGCCAAACAGGAGCAGCTCAAGAGACTGCACcgagcacag AtcatccagagacagttggagcaggtggaggagaaacagagacagcttGAAGAGAGGGGCGTGGCTGTGGAGAAAGCTCTGAGGGGCGAAGCAG ACTACTGGGGAGACTCTAGTGAGAACCAGGAGCTGGATTTATATTTGGGGG gGATGGGCAGGCAGGATAACCCAGGTCTGATGCAACAGTGGTTTAAGCTGGTGCAGCAGAAAAACATTCTGGTGCGCTACGAGTCGGAGCTCGTGATATT TGCTCGAGAGTTGGAgttggaagacagacagagtcgGCTTCAGCAGGAGCTCCGAGAGAGGATGGCCGTGGATG ACCACCTGAAGGGGGAGGgcgagctggtggaggagaggctgatCCTGGGGGAGatgctggaggtggtggagcagaGAGACGCCCTGGTGTCCCTGCTGGAGGAGCACAGGCAGCAGGAGCACCAGGAGGACCGAGACCTGGAGGCAGTCATGCTGTCCCGAGGCCTGGGTCTGCACTGGGCCTga